The Sagittula sp. P11 genome window below encodes:
- a CDS encoding NAD(P)H-dependent oxidoreductase subunit E, which produces MALDERKGVWKSGKGRGRRTPKGRQVEDKAWAEVRDLLGDRPRRRDLLIEFLHLIQDEYRCLSAAHLRALAEEMRLSMAEVYEVATFYAHFDVVKEGETPPPALTIRVCDSLSCELAGAEQLRAALENGMDPDQVRVLRAPCMGRCDTAPVLELGHNHIGHATVEKVEAAIAAGETHAHVDPYETLAAYLEEGGYSELKALRAEGDWEEVQEKILSSGLRGLGGAGFPSGRKWGFVRANPGPRYLAVNGDEGEPGTFKDRVYIEGEPHVFLEGMLIAAWAVEAERCFIYMRDEYPGIIEILRREIRALEEAGIVEKDYIDLRRGAGAYICGEESAMIESIEGKRGIPRHRPPYVAQVGVFDRPTLVHNVETLYWVSKVCREGSHILSMVEKNGRKGLRSYSVSGRVKSPGVHLLPAGSTIMDVIKAADGMLDGHTFKAYQPGGPSSGLLPASMNDIPLDFDTLQPHGSFIGSAAVVVLSDKDSARDAALNMLQFFEDESCGQCTPCRVGCEKAVKLMMAEKWDQPLLEELCQAMADASICGLGQAAPNPIRLTIQHFADEI; this is translated from the coding sequence ATGGCACTCGACGAGCGCAAGGGCGTATGGAAATCGGGCAAGGGACGGGGACGCCGGACCCCTAAGGGTCGCCAGGTAGAGGACAAGGCCTGGGCCGAGGTGCGCGACCTTCTGGGCGACCGTCCGCGCCGCCGAGACCTGCTGATCGAGTTCCTGCATCTGATCCAGGATGAATACCGCTGCCTGTCGGCTGCACACCTGCGCGCGCTGGCCGAGGAAATGCGCCTGTCCATGGCCGAGGTCTACGAGGTCGCTACCTTCTACGCCCATTTCGACGTGGTGAAGGAAGGGGAGACGCCGCCGCCCGCACTGACGATCCGCGTCTGCGATTCGCTGTCCTGCGAACTGGCCGGGGCGGAACAGCTGCGCGCCGCGCTGGAAAACGGCATGGACCCGGATCAGGTCCGCGTGCTGCGCGCTCCTTGCATGGGCCGCTGCGACACCGCCCCGGTGCTGGAACTGGGGCACAACCATATCGGCCACGCCACGGTGGAGAAGGTGGAGGCGGCCATCGCAGCCGGCGAGACCCACGCCCATGTCGACCCCTACGAGACGCTTGCCGCCTACCTCGAAGAGGGCGGCTACAGCGAACTCAAGGCGCTGCGTGCCGAAGGCGACTGGGAAGAGGTGCAGGAAAAGATCCTGTCCTCCGGGCTGCGCGGGCTGGGCGGCGCGGGTTTCCCCTCGGGCCGCAAATGGGGTTTCGTGCGCGCCAATCCCGGGCCGCGCTACCTTGCGGTCAACGGCGACGAGGGTGAGCCGGGCACCTTCAAGGATCGCGTGTACATCGAGGGCGAACCCCATGTTTTCCTTGAGGGAATGCTGATCGCCGCCTGGGCGGTGGAGGCCGAGCGCTGCTTCATATACATGCGCGACGAATACCCGGGCATCATCGAGATCCTGCGCCGCGAGATCCGTGCGCTGGAAGAGGCCGGGATCGTCGAGAAGGACTACATCGACCTGCGTCGCGGCGCCGGCGCCTACATCTGCGGCGAAGAAAGCGCGATGATCGAGTCGATCGAGGGCAAGCGCGGCATCCCGCGCCATCGTCCGCCCTACGTGGCGCAGGTGGGCGTCTTCGACCGCCCGACGCTCGTCCACAACGTCGAGACGCTCTACTGGGTGTCGAAGGTCTGCCGCGAGGGGTCGCACATCCTGTCGATGGTGGAAAAGAACGGCCGGAAGGGGCTGCGTTCCTATTCTGTGTCGGGCCGCGTGAAGTCGCCGGGCGTGCACCTTCTGCCTGCGGGGTCGACGATCATGGATGTCATCAAGGCGGCGGACGGGATGCTCGACGGGCATACGTTCAAGGCCTACCAGCCGGGCGGCCCGTCGTCGGGACTGCTGCCCGCGTCGATGAACGACATCCCGCTGGACTTCGACACGCTCCAGCCGCACGGCAGCTTCATCGGTTCGGCGGCGGTCGTGGTGCTTTCCGACAAGGACTCCGCCCGCGACGCCGCGCTCAACATGTTGCAGTTCTTCGAGGACGAAAGCTGCGGCCAGTGCACGCCATGCCGCGTGGGCTGCGAAAAGGCGGTCAAGCTGATGATGGCGGAGAAGTGGGACCAGCCGCTGCTCGAAGAGCTGTGCCAGGCGATGGCGGATGCCTCGATCTGCGGGCTGGGGCAGGCGGCAC
- a CDS encoding alkane 1-monooxygenase, whose translation MARFTLATLGMVALLALAMALGAPFPVLGLLYITVFTFFMDKLTALAAPDRPEAEFPVGNALSVTLGLLHFPLLYGGVWAIAEGAISVLDTVCLFAALGLFLGQVSNSNAHELIHRSPRAMRRLGVAVYSSVLFGFHASAHTRVHHVHAATPKDPNSAPMGEGYWRFAMRAWRGALVEGFRAERRLGRRGLSHPYAAYGLGAVLSLVIAGAVAGLPGVLVLLGLAAYAQAQLLLSDYVQHYGLRRKEVAPGKYEPVGPAHSWNAPQGFSSALMLNAPRHSDHHAHPSRHYPGLELDRSAMPILPHSLPVMAVLALVPPLWRRVMDKRVRRWQTA comes from the coding sequence ATGGCACGATTCACACTCGCGACGCTGGGCATGGTGGCGCTTCTGGCGCTGGCCATGGCTCTCGGTGCGCCCTTCCCGGTACTGGGCTTGCTCTACATCACCGTCTTCACCTTCTTCATGGACAAGCTGACGGCCCTAGCCGCGCCGGACCGGCCGGAGGCGGAGTTCCCGGTGGGGAACGCGCTGTCGGTGACGCTTGGCCTGCTGCACTTTCCGCTGCTTTACGGTGGCGTTTGGGCGATCGCAGAGGGCGCCATATCCGTCTTGGACACGGTTTGCCTGTTCGCGGCGCTGGGTCTGTTCCTCGGCCAGGTGTCGAACTCGAACGCGCACGAGCTGATCCACCGCTCGCCCCGCGCCATGCGGCGGTTGGGGGTGGCGGTCTATTCCTCGGTGTTGTTCGGTTTCCATGCCTCTGCGCATACTCGCGTGCACCACGTCCATGCCGCCACGCCGAAGGATCCCAACTCAGCCCCCATGGGCGAAGGCTACTGGCGCTTCGCCATGCGGGCCTGGCGCGGCGCACTGGTCGAAGGGTTCCGGGCAGAGCGGCGGCTGGGTCGCCGGGGTCTGTCGCACCCCTATGCGGCCTATGGCCTTGGCGCGGTGTTGTCGCTGGTGATCGCCGGGGCCGTTGCGGGGTTGCCGGGCGTTCTGGTGCTGCTCGGGCTCGCGGCCTACGCGCAGGCGCAACTGCTGCTGTCGGATTACGTCCAGCACTATGGCCTGCGCCGCAAGGAGGTGGCGCCGGGCAAGTATGAACCCGTCGGCCCCGCCCACAGCTGGAACGCGCCACAGGGCTTTTCGTCGGCGCTGATGCTGAACGCGCCGCGTCACTCCGACCACCACGCGCATCCGTCGCGGCACTACCCCGGGCTGGAACTGGACCGTTCCGCCATGCCGATCCTACCGCATTCGCTGCCCGTCATGGCAGTCCTTGCGCTGGTCCCGCCGCTCTGGCGCCGCGTCATGGACAAGCGCGTGCGCCGCTGGCAGACCGCCTGA
- a CDS encoding LysR family transcriptional regulator: MRNLDITVLRSFVAVAEAGGVTRAAGFLNLTQSAVSMQLKRLEEMLGLRLLERSGRGVSLTPAGAQLLSYAQRMVEMNDEIYTRLTCQSWEGEIVLGVPHDIVYPVIPQVLQRMGRTHPRVKVQLLSSFTRELKAKFARGEADVIMTTEAGVDQGGETLMEVPLRWIGAPDGQAYKSRPLRVAFCRSCGFREFALARLDAENVSWELAVDSDSDMTVDATISADLAVTARLQGHAPTYVKYLEDGLLPDLGTQNINLYAGNGKTAITEVMVDYIRQGMMAVRGLSRDAA; encoded by the coding sequence ATGAGAAATCTCGACATCACCGTTCTGAGGTCCTTCGTCGCCGTCGCAGAGGCCGGCGGCGTGACGCGCGCCGCTGGTTTCCTGAACCTGACGCAATCCGCCGTGTCGATGCAGCTCAAACGGCTGGAGGAGATGCTGGGCCTCCGGCTGCTGGAACGCAGCGGGCGCGGTGTCAGCCTGACCCCGGCGGGCGCGCAGCTTCTGTCCTACGCGCAGCGCATGGTGGAGATGAACGACGAGATCTACACCCGCCTGACCTGCCAGAGCTGGGAGGGAGAGATCGTCCTGGGCGTGCCGCACGACATCGTCTACCCGGTGATTCCGCAGGTTCTGCAACGGATGGGCCGCACGCACCCCCGCGTGAAGGTCCAGCTTCTCAGCAGCTTCACCAGGGAACTGAAGGCGAAGTTCGCCCGCGGCGAGGCGGATGTCATCATGACGACGGAGGCCGGCGTCGACCAGGGCGGCGAGACTCTGATGGAGGTGCCGCTGCGCTGGATCGGGGCTCCGGACGGGCAGGCCTACAAGTCACGTCCGCTGCGCGTGGCCTTCTGCCGGTCCTGCGGGTTCCGGGAATTCGCGCTGGCGCGGCTCGATGCAGAGAATGTCTCGTGGGAGCTGGCGGTGGATTCGGACAGCGACATGACGGTGGATGCGACGATCAGCGCCGACCTCGCGGTGACCGCGCGGTTGCAGGGCCACGCGCCGACCTACGTGAAATATCTCGAAGATGGGCTGTTGCCCGACCTCGGCACGCAGAACATCAACCTATACGCCGGGAACGGCAAGACCGCGATCACCGAGGTGATGGTCGACTATATCCGGCAGGGCATGATGGCCGTGCGCGGGCTGTCCCGCGACGCCGCCTGA
- a CDS encoding Bax inhibitor-1/YccA family protein, with amino-acid sequence MAEYQTIGARGVSGARSAQIDEGLRAHMNKVYALMSGALLMTFALAYLVASSPALQQVLLVSPVVWVVIFGPLAFVLIASFAFHKLSVVALNALFWAYAALTGVSLATIFIMFDMMQVITGLAYTAVAFLGLSLTGYLTKRNLGPIHQVAVMMVWGLVAFALISMLFGGMGGNAFWWMNVAILGLFAVLTATSTQEIKNTYLEARTHGGPEAQLFLEKAAIIGALQLYISFIAMFRSIMYLFMGGDD; translated from the coding sequence ATGGCTGAATATCAAACGATCGGGGCACGGGGCGTATCCGGTGCCCGCAGCGCCCAGATTGACGAGGGGCTGCGCGCTCATATGAACAAGGTCTACGCGCTGATGTCCGGCGCGCTGCTGATGACGTTCGCGCTGGCTTACCTCGTGGCATCCAGCCCGGCCCTTCAGCAGGTTCTGCTGGTCTCGCCGGTGGTCTGGGTCGTGATTTTCGGCCCGCTGGCCTTCGTGTTGATCGCGTCTTTCGCGTTCCACAAGCTGTCCGTCGTCGCGCTGAACGCTCTCTTCTGGGCCTACGCGGCCCTGACCGGTGTGTCGCTGGCCACGATCTTCATCATGTTCGACATGATGCAGGTCATCACCGGCCTCGCCTATACCGCTGTCGCGTTCCTCGGCCTGTCGCTGACCGGCTACCTGACAAAGCGCAACCTCGGCCCGATCCACCAGGTCGCCGTGATGATGGTGTGGGGCCTCGTCGCCTTCGCGCTGATCAGCATGCTGTTCGGTGGCATGGGCGGCAACGCCTTCTGGTGGATGAACGTGGCGATCCTCGGCTTGTTCGCGGTCCTGACCGCAACCTCCACGCAGGAGATCAAGAACACCTACCTCGAGGCGCGCACCCACGGCGGCCCTGAGGCACAGCTGTTCCTCGAGAAAGCCGCGATCATCGGCGCGCTGCAGCTCTACATCTCGTTCATCGCGATGTTCCGCTCGATCATGTATCTCTTCATGGGCGGCGACGACTGA
- a CDS encoding VOC family protein, producing MTIAKNTVCLWYDNDAEGAANFYAQTFPDSEVTSVSRAPADFPGGKEGDVLVVGFTVLGIPCIGLNGGPVFPQTESFSFQVATNTQEETDRYWDAIVGNGGQESACGWCKDQWGVNWQITPRVLTEALAAGGDEAKRAFEAMMTMHKIDVAAIETARRG from the coding sequence ATGACAATTGCGAAGAACACCGTCTGCCTCTGGTACGACAACGACGCGGAAGGCGCCGCCAACTTCTACGCGCAGACCTTCCCCGACAGCGAGGTCACCTCTGTCAGCCGCGCGCCAGCCGACTTTCCCGGCGGCAAGGAAGGCGACGTGCTGGTCGTCGGTTTCACCGTGCTGGGCATTCCCTGCATCGGGCTGAACGGCGGCCCGGTCTTTCCGCAGACGGAGTCCTTCTCCTTCCAGGTGGCCACGAACACGCAGGAAGAGACAGACCGCTACTGGGACGCTATCGTCGGAAACGGCGGTCAGGAAAGCGCCTGCGGCTGGTGCAAAGATCAATGGGGCGTGAACTGGCAGATCACCCCGCGCGTGCTGACGGAGGCGCTGGCAGCCGGCGGCGACGAAGCGAAGCGCGCGTTCGAGGCGATGATGACGATGCACAAGATCGACGTCGCCGCCATCGAAACAGCCCGGCGTGGCTGA
- a CDS encoding cupin domain-containing protein: MPKWTKDDLVTEQSDGPCGRADIVKLSDTGGLTQFGAVIETLYPGARSSNTHWHTDEDELVHMLEGEVVLVEGDSEATLRAGDTATFKAGVAVGHRLDNRSDAPARYLVVGTRATRDTVTYTDTGRAKHLDGGQTRWTDLDGNPSDDPF, from the coding sequence GTGCCGAAGTGGACCAAAGACGATCTTGTGACGGAGCAGAGCGACGGTCCCTGCGGTCGCGCGGATATCGTGAAGCTGTCCGACACAGGCGGCCTGACGCAGTTCGGCGCGGTGATCGAGACGCTGTATCCCGGTGCAAGGTCCTCTAACACGCACTGGCATACCGACGAGGACGAATTGGTCCACATGCTGGAGGGCGAGGTCGTGCTGGTCGAGGGCGACAGCGAAGCGACGCTCCGGGCGGGCGATACGGCGACGTTCAAGGCGGGCGTGGCGGTCGGTCACCGGCTGGACAACCGCAGCGACGCCCCTGCCCGCTACCTCGTCGTTGGCACCCGTGCCACGCGCGACACGGTGACATACACCGACACGGGGCGCGCCAAGCATCTCGACGGGGGCCAGACGCGCTGGACCGACCTCGACGGCAACCCGTCCGA